A genomic window from Agrobacterium tumefaciens includes:
- a CDS encoding GH1 family beta-glucosidase: MTDPKALAARFPGDFLFGVATASFQIEGSTKADGRKPSIWDAFCNMPGHVFGRHNGDIACDHYNRWEEDLDLIKEMGVEAYRFSIAWPRIIPDGFGPINEKGLDFYDRLVDGCKARGIKTYATLYHWDLPLTLMGDGGWASRSTAHAFQRYAKTVMARLGDRLDAVATFNEPWCAVWLSHLYGIHAPGERNMEAALAAMHHINLAHGFGVEASRHVAPRVPVGLVLNAHSVIPASDSEADLKAAERAFQFHNGAFFDPVFKGEYPAEMMEALGSRMPVVEAEDLAIISQKLDWWGLNYYTPMRVADDATPGAEFPATTPAPAVSDVKTDIGWEVYAPALQSLVETLYKRYDLPECYITENGACYNMGIENGEVNDQPRLDYYAEHLGIVADLIRDGYPMRGYFAWSLMDNFEWAEGYRMRFGLVHVDYDTQVRTLKNSGKWYSALASGFPKGNHGLAKG; this comes from the coding sequence ATGACCGATCCCAAAGCGCTTGCAGCCCGTTTTCCCGGCGATTTCCTGTTCGGTGTGGCAACCGCATCCTTCCAGATCGAAGGCTCCACCAAAGCGGATGGCCGCAAGCCCTCCATCTGGGATGCCTTCTGCAACATGCCGGGCCATGTCTTCGGGCGTCACAATGGCGATATCGCCTGCGACCATTATAATCGCTGGGAAGAAGACCTCGATCTCATCAAGGAGATGGGTGTCGAGGCCTATCGTTTCTCCATCGCCTGGCCGCGCATCATTCCTGACGGTTTTGGACCGATCAATGAGAAGGGGCTCGATTTTTACGACCGGCTCGTTGATGGCTGCAAGGCGCGCGGCATCAAGACCTATGCGACGCTTTACCATTGGGACCTGCCGCTGACGCTGATGGGCGACGGCGGCTGGGCGTCGCGTTCCACCGCCCATGCCTTCCAGCGATATGCCAAGACCGTCATGGCCCGCCTCGGCGACCGGCTGGATGCGGTGGCGACCTTCAACGAACCCTGGTGCGCGGTGTGGCTCAGCCATCTCTACGGCATTCATGCGCCGGGCGAACGCAACATGGAGGCGGCCCTTGCCGCCATGCACCACATCAATCTCGCCCATGGTTTCGGCGTGGAGGCCTCCCGCCATGTCGCGCCAAGGGTGCCGGTGGGGCTGGTGCTGAACGCCCATTCCGTCATTCCCGCTTCCGACAGCGAAGCTGATCTGAAAGCCGCCGAACGGGCCTTCCAGTTCCACAACGGCGCGTTTTTCGATCCGGTTTTCAAGGGTGAATATCCGGCTGAGATGATGGAAGCGCTGGGCAGCCGCATGCCTGTCGTGGAGGCGGAAGACCTCGCCATCATCAGCCAAAAGCTGGACTGGTGGGGCCTGAATTATTACACGCCGATGCGCGTTGCCGACGATGCGACGCCGGGTGCGGAATTCCCCGCCACCACACCGGCTCCCGCCGTGAGTGATGTGAAGACCGATATCGGCTGGGAGGTTTACGCGCCGGCGCTGCAGTCGCTGGTCGAGACCCTCTACAAGCGATACGACCTGCCGGAGTGCTACATCACCGAAAACGGCGCCTGCTATAATATGGGCATAGAAAACGGCGAGGTGAATGATCAGCCGCGGCTTGATTATTACGCCGAACACCTCGGCATCGTCGCCGATCTCATTCGTGACGGTTACCCGATGCGCGGTTATTTCGCCTGGAGCCTGATGGATAATTTCGAATGGGCCGAAGGCTATCGCATGCGCTTCGGCCTCGTGCATGTGGATTATGACACGCAGGTGCGTACGTTGAAGAACAGCGGCAAATGGTACAGCGCGCTGGCTTCGGGTTTCCCGAAGGGCAACCATGGTTTGGCGAAGGGGTGA
- a CDS encoding LysR family transcriptional regulator, giving the protein MDTLTRIRAFIDVVEAEGFSAAARKTGRSKALLSKYVRELEDDLGALLLNRTTRQFSLTEAGHTYYRTASDILKEIDNLADLVREKNADLKGKLRISVPRTFIDADVGQSLIDFAKENPELSLEIVAEDRFVDLIEEGFDLAVRITRLEDSGLIARKLSDFRVYAVATADFVAQHGPLNGPQDFSRVPFIIDTNTRFHNTVRYLEPDGGSNSVTISGPIEVNSPQATLRAARAGLGIAMVPDFIARPYIQSGELVTLFDDYISKDRGIYAVYPHRRYLPAKVRSFVDYLSAWFRKNG; this is encoded by the coding sequence ATGGACACGCTGACCCGCATCCGCGCCTTTATCGATGTCGTCGAGGCGGAGGGTTTTTCCGCCGCCGCGCGCAAGACCGGGCGCTCCAAGGCGCTTCTGTCCAAATATGTGCGGGAACTGGAGGATGATCTCGGCGCATTGCTCCTCAACCGCACGACAAGGCAGTTCTCGCTGACCGAGGCCGGGCACACCTATTACCGCACCGCTTCCGACATTCTGAAGGAGATCGACAACCTCGCCGATCTGGTGCGCGAGAAGAATGCCGATCTGAAGGGCAAGCTCAGGATTTCGGTTCCGCGCACCTTCATCGACGCCGATGTCGGCCAGAGCCTGATCGATTTCGCCAAGGAAAACCCTGAACTGTCGCTGGAAATTGTCGCGGAAGATCGATTCGTTGATCTGATCGAAGAGGGTTTCGACCTTGCCGTCCGGATAACCCGGCTCGAGGATTCGGGCCTCATCGCCCGCAAGCTTTCCGATTTCCGCGTCTATGCGGTGGCGACGGCGGATTTCGTGGCCCAGCATGGGCCGCTCAACGGGCCGCAGGATTTTTCCCGCGTTCCCTTCATCATCGACACCAATACGCGTTTTCACAATACGGTGCGATATCTGGAGCCGGATGGCGGCTCGAACTCAGTCACGATCAGCGGGCCGATCGAGGTCAACAGCCCGCAGGCAACGCTGCGCGCCGCCCGCGCCGGCCTCGGCATCGCCATGGTGCCGGATTTCATCGCCCGGCCCTATATCCAGTCCGGCGAGCTGGTGACGCTGTTCGACGATTATATTTCCAAGGACCGCGGCATCTATGCGGTCTATCCGCATCGCCGTTACCTGCCGGCCAAGGTGCGCAGCTTCGTGGATTATCTCTCCGCGTGGTTCAGGAAGAATGGGTGA
- a CDS encoding MFS transporter — MLSTRLASWMAGRNLHYGWVVAATTFLTMLATAGAMGSAGVMIQPLHQEFGWDIADISTAMAVRLVLFGLLGPFVAAFMNHFGIRQVVSTALALIMGGIVLSFFMTEVWQLLLLWGVVIGVGTGMTALVLGATVATRWFSKRRGLVIGLMTASNATGQLVFLPLLAALTEAYGWRMALTMTVAVIAVAMVLVLLLMRDHPADLGLPAYGETVVVHPPKQDHKFLATLVSPILTLKSVSGNPVFWVLFGTFFVCGLSTNGLIQTHWISICGDFGMAAVTAAGTLAVIGIFDFFGTIFAGWLSDRFDNRFLLFWFYGLRGLSLLYLSFSGFSFVELSVFAVFYGLDWVATVPPTVKLAAENFGREKAGLVFGWVFAGHQLGAATAAFGAGFFKSDFDTYMPALQIAGLMCMIAAVSVLLLRKPGSASLAPQAA; from the coding sequence ATGCTCTCCACACGCCTTGCCAGCTGGATGGCCGGCAGAAACCTGCATTATGGCTGGGTTGTCGCCGCCACCACCTTTCTGACCATGCTGGCCACCGCCGGCGCCATGGGGTCTGCGGGGGTGATGATCCAGCCGCTGCATCAGGAGTTCGGCTGGGATATCGCCGATATTTCCACCGCCATGGCCGTGCGCCTGGTGCTTTTTGGCCTGCTCGGACCTTTCGTCGCCGCCTTCATGAACCATTTCGGCATCCGGCAGGTGGTGTCGACGGCGCTTGCCCTGATCATGGGCGGCATCGTCCTTTCGTTCTTCATGACTGAGGTCTGGCAATTGCTGCTGCTTTGGGGCGTGGTGATCGGGGTCGGCACCGGCATGACGGCGCTGGTGCTCGGGGCGACGGTTGCGACACGCTGGTTTTCCAAGCGGCGGGGACTGGTGATCGGCCTGATGACGGCGAGCAACGCCACCGGCCAGCTGGTTTTCCTGCCTCTGCTTGCCGCGTTGACCGAAGCTTATGGCTGGCGGATGGCCCTGACGATGACGGTTGCGGTGATTGCGGTCGCAATGGTGCTCGTGCTGCTGCTGATGCGCGATCATCCCGCCGATCTCGGCCTGCCGGCCTATGGCGAGACGGTTGTGGTGCACCCGCCAAAGCAGGATCACAAATTCCTCGCAACGCTGGTATCGCCGATTCTGACGCTGAAAAGCGTTTCCGGAAACCCGGTTTTCTGGGTGCTGTTCGGTACTTTCTTCGTCTGCGGGCTTTCCACCAACGGCCTTATCCAGACCCACTGGATTTCGATCTGCGGTGATTTCGGCATGGCCGCCGTCACGGCGGCGGGCACGCTGGCGGTGATTGGCATTTTCGATTTCTTCGGCACCATCTTTGCCGGCTGGCTTTCCGACCGTTTCGATAACCGTTTCCTGCTGTTCTGGTTTTACGGTCTGCGTGGCCTGTCCCTGCTTTATCTCTCCTTTTCCGGGTTCAGCTTCGTGGAGCTTTCGGTCTTTGCCGTATTTTACGGGCTGGACTGGGTGGCGACCGTGCCGCCGACCGTGAAGCTCGCCGCAGAGAATTTCGGCCGCGAAAAGGCGGGGCTGGTGTTCGGCTGGGTCTTTGCCGGTCATCAGTTGGGCGCCGCCACTGCCGCCTTCGGCGCCGGTTTCTTCAAGAGCGACTTCGACACCTATATGCCCGCGCTGCAGATTGCCGGCCTGATGTGCATGATTGCCGCCGTCTCGGTGCTGCTGCTCAGAAAGCCTGGCTCGGCGAGTCTTGCGCCGCAGGCTGCGTGA
- a CDS encoding GNAT family N-acetyltransferase, producing the protein MAALLNSVRAFFTPQTFHVDQENPGDVVARENLLDRAMGAGRRRKSSEKLRAGRVPAEGLALVARDEDGHVIATVRLWNVEAGISREGRAVDALLLGPLAVDAAHEGKGIGSALMRAAIAEATRRGHGAILLVGDAPYYERFGFFANKAQHLIMPGPFERSRFLALELKAGWLEGAAGLLVANGRRLSA; encoded by the coding sequence ATGGCCGCTCTTTTGAATTCGGTACGGGCATTTTTTACACCGCAGACATTTCATGTCGATCAGGAAAATCCGGGCGATGTCGTTGCCCGTGAGAACCTGCTGGACCGCGCCATGGGCGCCGGCCGCCGCCGCAAGTCTTCCGAGAAGCTGCGTGCAGGCCGCGTTCCGGCCGAAGGCCTGGCGCTGGTCGCCCGTGATGAGGACGGCCATGTCATCGCCACGGTGCGCCTGTGGAATGTCGAGGCGGGCATTTCGCGCGAAGGCCGCGCCGTCGATGCGCTGCTGCTCGGCCCGCTGGCCGTCGATGCCGCCCATGAGGGCAAGGGCATCGGCTCGGCGCTGATGCGCGCGGCGATCGCCGAAGCCACCAGACGCGGCCATGGCGCCATCCTTCTGGTCGGCGATGCGCCCTATTACGAGCGCTTCGGCTTTTTTGCCAACAAGGCGCAGCACCTGATCATGCCCGGCCCGTTCGAGCGCAGCCGTTTCCTGGCGCTGGAGCTGAAAGCCGGATGGCTGGAAGGCGCTGCCGGTCTTTTGGTGGCAAATGGCCGCCGGCTTTCGGCCTGA
- a CDS encoding substrate-binding domain-containing protein has translation MRRKFIGVAFAALAAVLAGSAHAQDKKVTIGVSIPAADHGWTAGVVYHAERVAKLLMQEHPGLNVIVKTSPDAANQANALQDLAVQGLDALVVLPSDPDPLVNAIKEIKDKGTFVALVDRAPSVNDNSIRDLYVAGNNPALGQVAGEYIKKTTPDAEVVVIRGLPIPIDQQRQDGFDKGIAGSNVKVLDRQYGNWNRDDAFRVMQDYLTKYKKIDVVWCQDDDMAIGVLEAIQQAKRTDIQYIVAGAGSKDMIKKVMDGDKLVPVDVLYPPAMVATAMQLTAGHFYDQVPVAGNYILDATLITKENAEQFYFPDSPF, from the coding sequence ATGCGTAGAAAATTCATCGGCGTGGCCTTTGCCGCGCTGGCTGCGGTGCTGGCGGGCTCGGCCCATGCGCAGGACAAGAAGGTCACGATCGGCGTATCCATTCCGGCCGCCGATCACGGCTGGACGGCGGGTGTCGTCTACCATGCCGAGCGGGTGGCGAAGCTTTTGATGCAGGAGCATCCGGGGCTCAATGTGATCGTAAAGACATCGCCGGACGCCGCCAATCAGGCTAACGCGCTTCAGGATCTGGCCGTTCAGGGGCTGGACGCGCTGGTCGTGCTGCCGTCCGATCCCGATCCACTGGTCAACGCCATCAAGGAGATCAAGGACAAGGGCACCTTCGTTGCGCTGGTGGACCGCGCGCCGAGCGTCAACGACAATTCCATCCGCGATCTCTATGTTGCCGGCAACAACCCGGCGCTTGGCCAGGTGGCGGGCGAATACATCAAGAAAACCACGCCGGATGCGGAAGTGGTGGTCATTCGCGGCCTGCCGATCCCCATCGACCAGCAGCGCCAGGATGGTTTCGACAAGGGCATCGCCGGCTCGAACGTCAAGGTTCTCGACCGCCAATACGGCAACTGGAACCGCGACGACGCCTTCCGCGTGATGCAGGACTATCTGACCAAATACAAGAAGATCGATGTGGTCTGGTGCCAGGATGACGACATGGCGATCGGCGTGCTGGAAGCGATCCAGCAGGCGAAACGCACCGATATCCAGTATATCGTTGCGGGTGCCGGCTCCAAGGACATGATCAAGAAGGTCATGGATGGCGACAAGCTGGTGCCGGTCGACGTGCTCTATCCGCCGGCGATGGTGGCGACCGCCATGCAGCTGACGGCCGGGCATTTTTACGATCAGGTGCCGGTTGCCGGGAATTATATTCTCGACGCGACATTGATCACCAAGGAGAATGCCGAGCAGTTCTACTTCCCGGATTCGCCGTTCTGA
- a CDS encoding NAD(P)H-dependent oxidoreductase, which produces MLIEKLNWRYATKKMDPSKTVSEDKVERIVEAARLAPTSSGLQPFEVIVVTDPDVRAKIREIAWNQAQVTEGSHLLVFAAWDNYTEERINHMFDLVNEERGIKNEGWEAYRQMLLTSYPQRDQQVNFEHAARQAYIGFGMAVAQAAFEGVDSTPMEGFDPAKLDEILGLREKGLRSVTILPLGYRQPDGDWLVNLKKVRRPLAEFTSRV; this is translated from the coding sequence ATGCTTATCGAAAAACTCAACTGGCGTTATGCCACCAAGAAAATGGACCCTTCCAAGACGGTGTCCGAAGACAAGGTCGAGCGCATTGTCGAGGCGGCGCGGCTGGCGCCCACCTCCAGCGGTCTTCAGCCCTTCGAGGTGATCGTCGTCACCGATCCTGACGTGCGCGCAAAGATCCGTGAAATCGCCTGGAACCAGGCGCAGGTGACCGAAGGCTCGCATCTGCTGGTATTTGCGGCGTGGGACAACTACACCGAAGAGCGGATCAACCACATGTTCGATCTGGTCAATGAAGAACGCGGCATCAAGAATGAAGGCTGGGAAGCCTATCGTCAGATGCTTCTTACCTCTTATCCGCAGCGCGACCAGCAGGTGAATTTCGAACATGCCGCCCGTCAGGCCTATATCGGTTTCGGCATGGCGGTGGCGCAGGCCGCTTTCGAGGGTGTGGATTCCACCCCGATGGAAGGTTTTGATCCGGCGAAGCTCGATGAAATTCTGGGCCTGCGAGAAAAGGGTCTGCGCTCCGTTACCATCCTGCCGCTGGGTTATCGCCAGCCCGATGGCGACTGGCTGGTGAACCTGAAAAAGGTGCGCCGCCCGCTTGCGGAATTCACCAGCCGCGTGTGA
- a CDS encoding MarR family winged helix-turn-helix transcriptional regulator → MPNNSCHCILLRKASRKVSSYYDEALAPLGVNIGQFSLLRNINRTAPVSLTDLAFRVELDRSTVGRNAKVLARMGLVAIGHGEDQREAVLTVTDEGQAILKTGAPLWDGVQDEIEARLGPEKTAQLQELLAAL, encoded by the coding sequence ATGCCAAACAATAGCTGCCACTGCATTCTGTTGCGCAAAGCATCCCGCAAGGTCTCGTCCTATTATGACGAGGCGCTGGCGCCGCTTGGCGTCAATATCGGCCAGTTCAGCCTGTTGCGAAACATCAATCGCACCGCGCCGGTGTCGCTCACTGATCTTGCTTTCCGGGTGGAGCTGGATCGTTCCACCGTCGGTCGCAACGCCAAGGTGTTGGCGCGCATGGGGCTGGTGGCGATCGGCCACGGCGAGGACCAGCGGGAAGCGGTGCTGACCGTGACGGACGAGGGGCAGGCGATCCTGAAGACGGGCGCGCCGCTCTGGGACGGCGTTCAGGACGAGATTGAGGCCCGGCTGGGGCCGGAAAAGACCGCGCAATTGCAGGAACTGCTCGCCGCCCTGTAA
- a CDS encoding TetR family transcriptional regulator, which produces MRRTKAEAEETRQAILAAAERVFFKKGVANSSLDEVAVAAGVTRGAIYWHFSSKTDLFIGLYKSVALPESDLLNFDDPDLKGLTLLAKIEEAACKWLALLAQDEQRQRIMTISLRTSYSDEFAPVLHAQEELDRYHKDRLEAAFERAQAEGAFNDNWTAESALGALYWLLKGICSDWLLFGKRFDLSKDGGKAVHSLMKGFRRAANP; this is translated from the coding sequence ATGCGCCGTACCAAGGCCGAGGCAGAAGAGACGCGTCAGGCGATCCTTGCCGCTGCCGAGCGTGTGTTCTTCAAAAAGGGCGTGGCCAATAGCTCACTGGACGAGGTAGCGGTCGCGGCCGGGGTGACGCGCGGGGCGATATACTGGCATTTCTCCAGCAAGACCGACCTTTTCATCGGCCTTTACAAATCGGTGGCGCTGCCGGAATCGGATCTGCTTAATTTCGATGATCCTGATCTCAAGGGGTTGACCCTGCTGGCCAAGATCGAGGAGGCGGCCTGCAAGTGGCTGGCACTTCTGGCGCAGGACGAACAACGCCAGCGCATCATGACCATCAGCCTGCGTACCAGCTATTCAGACGAATTCGCCCCTGTCCTGCATGCGCAGGAGGAGCTGGACCGCTACCACAAGGATCGGCTGGAAGCCGCTTTCGAGCGGGCGCAGGCGGAAGGTGCCTTCAACGACAACTGGACAGCGGAATCGGCGCTCGGGGCACTCTACTGGCTGCTGAAAGGCATCTGTTCCGACTGGCTGCTGTTCGGCAAGCGCTTCGACCTTTCAAAAGACGGCGGTAAGGCCGTGCATAGCCTGATGAAAGGCTTCAGGCGCGCCGCCAATCCCTGA
- a CDS encoding sugar ABC transporter ATP-binding protein — MASADETSAPVLVRTVGLSKSFGPVQVLKDIEIAVRAGEVHAIIGENGAGKSTLMKLLAGNEKPSGGEILIDGAAVTLGGPVDAEHRGIVLVHQEILLAPDLTVAQNIYLGRELHKGPMMDDRAMRDGARKAVGDLGGTIDPDAIVGSLSIAQRQLVQIARVLLVPHRVVIFDEPTASLTPIETDALLNVIRDIRAKGVAVLYISHRLPEVKEIADRVTVLRDGRLVASHPASELEPADMARLMVGRDVAKLYPDRNAGSEREPVLEVEHFNVPGYAQDAGFGLRKGEILGFAGLVGAGRTELMEGVLGLRAGRGTIRHLGKQVHFAKAEDSLKAGIVYLSEDRKGKGLLLTKDLRVNLTLASLKKFSRLFQIDTRRETAALDDAIHDFDIRTGRKDLLAGQLSGGNQQKLLLAKMMLLDPSIVIIDEPTRGIDIGTKEQIYRFIAKLADEGRSIIVVSSEMPELIGICDRILVMRSGRIVGEVTGERMTENDIVALATGVHTQEPA, encoded by the coding sequence ATGGCTTCTGCTGACGAAACTTCAGCCCCCGTTCTTGTCCGGACGGTCGGGCTGTCGAAATCCTTCGGGCCGGTTCAGGTTCTGAAGGATATCGAGATCGCGGTGCGCGCCGGCGAGGTGCACGCCATCATCGGCGAGAACGGCGCCGGCAAATCGACGCTGATGAAGCTGCTGGCCGGCAATGAAAAGCCGTCGGGCGGTGAAATCCTCATCGATGGCGCAGCCGTTACGCTTGGCGGGCCGGTGGATGCCGAACATCGCGGCATCGTTCTCGTACATCAGGAAATATTGCTGGCGCCAGATCTGACGGTGGCGCAGAACATCTATCTCGGCCGCGAATTGCATAAAGGTCCAATGATGGACGACCGCGCCATGCGCGATGGTGCGCGCAAGGCCGTTGGCGATCTCGGCGGCACGATCGATCCCGACGCCATCGTCGGCAGTCTGTCGATTGCCCAGCGGCAGCTGGTGCAGATTGCCCGTGTGCTGCTGGTGCCGCATCGCGTGGTGATTTTCGACGAGCCGACCGCGAGCCTGACGCCTATCGAAACCGACGCGCTTTTGAACGTCATCCGCGACATCCGGGCGAAAGGCGTGGCCGTGCTTTATATTTCGCACCGCCTGCCGGAAGTGAAGGAGATAGCCGACCGGGTGACGGTGCTGCGCGACGGCAGGCTGGTCGCCTCGCATCCTGCTTCGGAGCTGGAGCCGGCTGATATGGCGAGGCTGATGGTGGGGCGGGATGTGGCCAAGCTCTATCCCGACCGGAACGCTGGCAGCGAGCGTGAGCCGGTTCTTGAGGTGGAGCATTTTAACGTCCCCGGTTATGCGCAGGATGCCGGTTTCGGCCTGCGCAAAGGCGAAATCCTCGGTTTTGCCGGTCTTGTCGGCGCGGGCAGGACCGAGCTTATGGAGGGCGTGCTTGGCCTGCGGGCCGGGCGGGGCACGATCCGCCATCTCGGCAAACAGGTGCATTTCGCCAAGGCCGAAGACAGCCTGAAGGCCGGGATCGTTTATCTGAGCGAAGACCGCAAGGGCAAGGGCTTGCTGCTCACCAAGGATTTGCGGGTCAATCTCACGCTTGCTTCGCTCAAAAAATTCAGCCGGCTGTTCCAGATCGATACCCGCCGGGAAACGGCGGCGCTGGATGATGCCATCCATGATTTCGATATCCGCACCGGCCGCAAGGATTTGCTGGCGGGCCAACTTTCCGGCGGCAACCAGCAGAAGCTGCTTCTCGCCAAGATGATGCTGCTCGATCCGTCCATCGTCATCATCGACGAGCCGACGCGCGGCATCGATATCGGCACCAAGGAACAGATCTACCGCTTCATCGCCAAGCTTGCAGACGAAGGACGTTCGATCATCGTCGTCTCCTCGGAAATGCCGGAACTGATCGGCATCTGCGACCGCATTCTGGTGATGCGTTCCGGCCGGATCGTCGGCGAGGTAACGGGCGAGCGCATGACCGAAAACGATATTGTGGCGCTGGCGACCGGCGTTCACACGCAGGAACCCGCCTGA
- the odc2 gene encoding ornithine/lysine decarboxylase, which yields MTTARILDFIKTRRPEGPCLVVDLDVVRDNFNAFRHSLPNSAIYYAVKANPAPEILKLLASLGSSFDCASVAEIQMALDAGATADRISFGNTIKKERDVARAYALGIDLFAVDSHEEVEKVARAAPGARVFCRVLTDGEGAEWPLSRKFGCVPQMAVDVLVYAHQMGLESYGVSFHVGSQMMNLDAWDAALADAKRVFASLSKQGIHLQMVNMGGGFPTKYLRDVPAAEEYGQAIDTALRKHFGNQIPKTIIEPGRGMVGNAGVIKAEVVLVSKKSDNDNHRWVFLDIGKFGGLAETMDEAIRYPIRTERDQDEMQPCILAGPTCDSADVLYEKNMYPLPVSLTIGDEVLIEGTGAYTTTYSAVAFNGFEPLKAYVI from the coding sequence ATGACGACTGCACGCATTCTCGACTTCATCAAGACCCGACGTCCCGAAGGCCCTTGCCTTGTGGTTGATCTCGACGTCGTGCGCGACAATTTCAACGCGTTCCGGCATTCCCTGCCGAACAGCGCGATCTATTATGCCGTCAAGGCAAACCCGGCTCCGGAAATCCTGAAGCTGCTCGCTTCGCTCGGCTCCAGCTTCGATTGCGCCTCCGTGGCTGAAATCCAGATGGCACTCGATGCCGGTGCAACGGCCGACCGTATCTCCTTCGGCAACACCATCAAGAAGGAACGCGATGTCGCCCGCGCTTACGCGCTCGGCATCGATCTCTTCGCCGTGGACAGCCATGAGGAAGTCGAGAAGGTTGCCCGTGCCGCCCCCGGCGCCCGCGTGTTCTGCCGCGTTCTGACGGATGGCGAAGGCGCTGAATGGCCGCTGTCGCGCAAGTTCGGCTGCGTGCCGCAGATGGCCGTCGACGTTCTGGTCTATGCGCATCAGATGGGTCTGGAATCCTACGGCGTGTCTTTCCATGTCGGTTCGCAGATGATGAACCTCGACGCATGGGATGCAGCACTTGCCGATGCAAAGCGCGTCTTCGCTTCGCTTTCCAAGCAGGGCATTCACCTGCAGATGGTCAATATGGGCGGTGGTTTCCCGACCAAGTACCTGCGCGACGTTCCTGCCGCTGAAGAATACGGCCAGGCAATCGACACGGCGCTGCGCAAGCACTTCGGCAACCAGATCCCGAAGACGATCATCGAGCCGGGCCGCGGCATGGTTGGCAATGCGGGCGTCATCAAGGCGGAAGTTGTTCTGGTGTCGAAGAAGTCCGACAATGACAACCACCGCTGGGTGTTCCTCGACATCGGCAAGTTCGGCGGTCTCGCCGAGACCATGGATGAGGCTATCCGTTACCCGATCCGCACCGAGCGTGATCAGGACGAGATGCAGCCCTGCATTCTGGCCGGCCCGACCTGCGACAGCGCCGACGTGCTGTATGAAAAGAACATGTACCCGCTGCCGGTCTCGCTGACCATCGGCGACGAAGTTCTGATCGAAGGCACAGGCGCCTACACGACGACCTATTCGGCAGTTGCCTTCAATGGCTTCGAGCCGCTGAAGGCCTACGTCATCTAA
- a CDS encoding ABC transporter permease, which yields MTEAATDTGKTPKTSKDWDLRAVAPFVALALLLVLGTIANPNFIGIDNLLNVVTRSAFIAIIALGATYVITSGGLDLSVGAMVAFVASLMILFMNSGVITSPLLMLLAAMALALAIGAACGLANGLITTIGRIEPFIATLGTMGIYRGLTTWLSQGGAITLRNPEIQTLYRPVYFGNVLGVPVPVIVIFVTAAIAAFVLYRTRYGRHLTAVGSSEDVARYSGISVARVRTIAYVVQGLCVAVAVLLYVPRLASTSATTGMLWELQAITAVVVGGTALRGGVGRIWGTICGAFILEIVGNIMILSNFVSEYLIGAIQGAIIIIAMLVQRSLSRR from the coding sequence ATGACCGAGGCCGCAACTGACACCGGCAAGACGCCGAAGACCTCGAAGGACTGGGATCTGCGCGCCGTGGCGCCCTTTGTGGCGCTGGCCCTGCTTCTGGTTCTCGGCACTATCGCCAATCCCAATTTCATCGGCATCGACAATCTGCTGAATGTCGTCACCCGCAGCGCCTTCATCGCCATCATCGCGCTTGGCGCAACCTACGTCATCACCTCGGGCGGGCTTGATCTTTCTGTTGGAGCTATGGTGGCTTTTGTCGCGAGCCTGATGATCCTGTTCATGAACAGCGGCGTCATCACCAGTCCGCTTTTAATGCTGCTTGCCGCCATGGCGCTGGCGCTCGCCATCGGCGCGGCCTGCGGGCTGGCGAACGGCCTCATAACCACCATCGGCCGCATCGAGCCATTCATCGCCACGCTCGGCACCATGGGCATCTATCGCGGGCTGACCACATGGCTGTCGCAGGGTGGTGCTATCACGCTGCGCAATCCGGAAATCCAGACGCTTTATCGACCGGTCTATTTCGGCAATGTTCTGGGCGTGCCGGTACCAGTCATCGTCATCTTCGTCACTGCGGCAATAGCCGCCTTCGTGCTGTACCGCACCCGTTACGGCCGGCATCTGACCGCAGTAGGGTCCAGTGAGGATGTGGCGCGTTACTCCGGTATTTCGGTCGCCCGGGTTCGCACCATCGCCTATGTGGTGCAGGGGCTGTGTGTTGCGGTGGCGGTGCTGCTTTATGTGCCGCGTCTTGCCTCCACCTCGGCCACCACGGGCATGTTGTGGGAGCTGCAGGCCATCACCGCCGTCGTTGTCGGCGGCACGGCGCTGCGCGGCGGGGTGGGGCGCATCTGGGGCACGATCTGCGGCGCCTTCATTCTGGAGATCGTCGGCAACATCATGATCCTGTCGAACTTCGTCAGCGAATATCTGATCGGCGCCATTCAGGGGGCCATCATCATCATCGCCATGCTGGTGCAGCGTTCGCTCAGCCGCAGGTGA